The following are from one region of the Paraglaciecola sp. L1A13 genome:
- a CDS encoding methylamine utilization protein yields the protein MTNGPILYTKHKHWLNRLLLIIASLVIFSVSAQQEVHFKVVDQFGAPVANAVVSTDGASLDSAETTAVMDQINKQFAPHVLVVQKGQSVRFPNSDDIRHHIYSFSQPKPFEIRLFKGEESIPVTFDQPGVVVLGCNIHDQMIGYIYIADNELTTVTNENGEATLHTRATEFNIWQAQLSSSHSERLHLTRDASDIGLQKVTLSLLEERKAHVKQRKFSRKFTSGDP from the coding sequence ATGACGAACGGTCCGATTCTTTACACAAAACACAAGCACTGGCTCAATAGGTTGTTGTTAATTATTGCGTCACTCGTTATTTTCTCGGTCAGTGCCCAGCAAGAAGTGCATTTTAAAGTAGTTGACCAATTTGGAGCGCCAGTGGCTAATGCTGTTGTTAGCACCGATGGCGCATCGCTAGATAGCGCTGAAACAACCGCCGTAATGGACCAAATTAATAAACAGTTTGCACCTCATGTTTTAGTCGTACAAAAAGGTCAGTCGGTGCGCTTTCCCAATAGCGACGATATACGGCACCACATATATAGTTTTTCGCAGCCTAAGCCATTTGAAATACGTCTTTTCAAAGGCGAAGAATCCATCCCCGTAACATTTGACCAACCCGGAGTAGTCGTGCTCGGTTGTAATATTCACGACCAAATGATCGGTTATATCTATATTGCCGATAATGAGTTGACTACCGTAACCAATGAAAATGGCGAAGCAACATTGCATACGCGAGCGACAGAATTCAATATTTGGCAGGCTCAATTATCGTCTAGTCATTCCGAACGTCTTCATCTCACCCGCGATGCTTCAGATATTGGGCTGCAAAAAGTAACACTGAGTCTATTAGAAGAGAGAAAAGCGCACGTTAAGCAACGCAAATTCTCCCGAAAGTTCACATCAGGAGACCCATAA
- a CDS encoding EAL domain-containing protein, giving the protein MATKKLNQSIFRLVVGLVMLTATMILINVWSSTSKHAEHQLNNDLKVAQNVFEQVLANRENVLYNSASVLTADFGFKQAVATGDRPTINSALFNHRGRINADLMALVSLNGKNISSVPKILVPDQTFPYPRVVQNAISNGGASSLLFIDQRLYQVMMLTIDAPTPIAVAVIGFEINQEWGQQLKNITQLETTIEVQTKGEETFTISTLPANLVAPTLAQQDQPLSWLSLSLLNDVPYVSRRFLLADEDNFKVLITLSNDVHRLFADFRALQTNIALIALLAIILALCFAALFSRKVAKPLVALADIAQRISSGDYNKAINTTSSSTEVTNLAIALESMQSNIRQREEKISYQAQHDILTGLNNRYNMEVQLNAKFEQNKPFQVLGINVFGFRGINDVFGYHNGDICLQILAKRLAEYGGLGARLAGGELLWIPDTLVTHEQVIAFKNTLEEPIETGDASITTRVSVGMLNCPIDAQNAEELFRRMNIVLDETQKTEQLMLSYEPEYEHRYLRRLSIIAELKTALNDQQEELSLFYQPKLDLISGTVTKVEALIRWNNALLGFVSPEDFISVAEQAGFIGKITDWVINQAIKDAVILKGLGLNVSIAINLSAKDVMDDTLLPHIITLMNASQLETNALSFEMTESDLVQEPEKAIQQLQAFRNRGFEMAIDDFGTGYSSMSYLKNLPVTTLKVDKSFVLKLDSQQGDQKIVRSVIDLAHNFGLNVVAEGIENQATLKLLHGWGCELAQGFYMSKPLPLNDFVQWHKKHQSTNWLED; this is encoded by the coding sequence TTGGCCACCAAAAAATTAAACCAGAGTATATTCCGTCTTGTTGTTGGCCTCGTCATGTTAACCGCCACAATGATACTCATCAACGTCTGGAGTTCGACCAGTAAACACGCCGAACATCAGTTGAATAATGACCTGAAAGTTGCGCAAAACGTATTTGAACAGGTGCTTGCAAACCGCGAAAACGTGCTTTATAACTCGGCGAGTGTGTTAACCGCAGATTTTGGTTTTAAACAAGCGGTCGCCACAGGTGATAGACCGACGATAAACAGTGCCTTGTTTAATCATCGCGGGCGTATCAACGCAGATTTAATGGCGCTTGTATCCCTAAATGGCAAGAATATCAGCAGTGTTCCTAAGATTTTAGTGCCGGATCAAACATTCCCATATCCTCGGGTTGTGCAAAACGCCATAAGTAACGGTGGTGCTTCGTCACTTTTGTTTATTGATCAACGTCTTTACCAAGTGATGATGCTGACCATAGATGCCCCCACCCCTATCGCCGTGGCAGTCATCGGTTTTGAAATAAACCAAGAATGGGGCCAGCAACTTAAAAATATTACCCAACTCGAGACCACTATAGAAGTACAAACAAAAGGAGAGGAAACCTTTACAATCAGTACCTTGCCAGCAAATCTGGTGGCGCCGACGTTAGCTCAACAAGATCAGCCGTTGTCGTGGCTGTCCCTTAGCCTTCTCAATGATGTTCCCTATGTTTCAAGGCGTTTTTTATTAGCAGATGAAGATAACTTCAAAGTCTTAATTACCTTGTCAAACGATGTCCATCGACTGTTTGCTGACTTTAGAGCCTTACAAACCAATATTGCGTTGATTGCTTTGTTGGCCATCATACTTGCTCTATGTTTTGCGGCGCTGTTCTCACGGAAAGTTGCTAAACCTCTTGTTGCGCTTGCTGACATCGCCCAACGTATATCTAGCGGGGATTACAATAAAGCCATAAATACGACATCCAGCTCAACAGAAGTAACTAACCTAGCCATTGCACTTGAATCGATGCAATCAAACATTCGTCAACGCGAAGAAAAAATAAGCTACCAAGCACAGCATGACATCCTAACCGGCCTAAATAATCGCTATAACATGGAGGTGCAACTCAACGCCAAATTTGAGCAAAACAAGCCATTTCAGGTGTTAGGCATAAATGTATTTGGTTTTCGCGGCATTAATGATGTGTTCGGCTATCACAACGGCGATATTTGCCTACAGATATTAGCTAAACGGCTAGCTGAGTACGGCGGATTAGGTGCACGCCTAGCGGGTGGTGAATTATTATGGATACCCGATACGCTCGTTACCCATGAACAAGTCATAGCGTTCAAAAATACCTTGGAAGAGCCTATTGAAACGGGTGATGCATCAATTACAACTCGGGTATCTGTGGGTATGCTTAATTGCCCAATTGATGCACAAAATGCTGAAGAGCTCTTCCGTCGCATGAATATTGTGCTTGATGAGACTCAAAAAACCGAGCAGCTGATGCTAAGTTACGAACCTGAGTACGAACATCGATATTTGCGCCGCCTGTCAATTATCGCTGAGTTAAAAACAGCATTAAACGACCAGCAAGAAGAACTGAGCCTGTTTTATCAACCCAAGTTAGACCTAATCAGCGGCACGGTCACTAAAGTGGAAGCCTTGATCCGGTGGAATAATGCTTTATTGGGATTTGTCTCTCCCGAGGACTTTATTAGCGTGGCGGAACAAGCTGGTTTTATTGGCAAAATTACTGACTGGGTCATCAATCAAGCTATTAAAGATGCTGTAATACTCAAGGGCTTAGGTTTGAATGTGAGTATTGCCATTAATCTATCTGCCAAAGATGTGATGGACGATACATTGCTGCCTCATATAATCACGCTAATGAACGCAAGCCAACTGGAGACCAATGCCTTGAGTTTCGAAATGACAGAAAGCGACTTAGTGCAAGAGCCTGAGAAAGCGATTCAGCAACTGCAAGCATTTCGAAATAGAGGCTTCGAGATGGCTATCGATGACTTTGGTACCGGCTACTCATCCATGTCTTACTTAAAAAACCTGCCAGTGACGACCTTAAAAGTAGACAAGAGCTTTGTGCTCAAACTCGACTCCCAACAAGGCGACCAAAAAATTGTACGTTCCGTTATCGATTTGGCGCACAACTTTGGTTTGAATGTGGTAGCAGAGGGGATTGAGAATCAGGCTACCCTGAAACTGTTACATGGCTGGGGATGTGAATTGGCTCAAGGTTTCTATATGAGTAAACCGCTCCCGTTAAATGATTTTGTTCAATGGCATAAAAAACATCAATCAACTAATTGGTTAGAAGATTAA
- a CDS encoding DUF3034 family protein yields the protein MASAQDGKLIGTAGLVQLEGSGGGGIVPWATLVGYDSQDQISVNVVATQVDVDDYRLNVLGLSASFYDRVEISVAQHRFDLKGAGVDIKQNIYAVKYRIYGDVVYSNWPQISVGAQHKVLADESIASALGAHKTSSGTDFYIAATKVHLGAIAGYNAVWNLTARATQANEMGLLGYGGINNNDYEVMLEASAGILFSRHFAVGIEYRQKPDNLGLGEDDWKDLFVTYIPSKNLAITLAWADLGTIAGASGQDGLYLSLNGQLW from the coding sequence ATGGCATCAGCCCAGGACGGTAAACTCATTGGCACAGCGGGCTTAGTGCAATTGGAAGGATCTGGTGGCGGTGGTATTGTACCTTGGGCAACATTAGTCGGTTATGATAGCCAGGATCAAATCTCCGTTAATGTGGTGGCGACGCAAGTGGATGTAGATGATTACCGCTTGAATGTATTGGGTCTAAGTGCGTCATTTTACGACCGTGTCGAGATTAGTGTGGCCCAACATCGCTTTGATTTAAAAGGCGCTGGGGTTGATATCAAGCAAAATATATACGCTGTGAAATATCGCATATACGGTGACGTTGTATATTCAAACTGGCCACAGATTAGCGTTGGCGCCCAACATAAGGTATTAGCGGACGAAAGCATAGCCAGTGCGCTTGGCGCCCATAAAACTAGCAGTGGGACCGATTTCTACATTGCGGCAACAAAAGTACATCTTGGGGCGATTGCTGGCTATAACGCAGTATGGAACCTAACCGCTCGTGCAACCCAAGCCAATGAAATGGGTTTGCTCGGTTACGGCGGAATAAACAACAATGATTATGAAGTCATGCTAGAAGCTTCGGCAGGAATTTTGTTTTCTCGTCACTTTGCTGTAGGCATAGAGTACCGACAAAAGCCCGATAATCTTGGATTGGGAGAAGATGACTGGAAAGACTTATTCGTCACCTACATTCCCAGTAAGAACTTGGCCATTACATTGGCTTGGGCGGACTTGGGCACCATTGCTGGAGCCAGTGGTCAAGACGGACTATATCTTTCTTTAAACGGCCAACTTTGGTGA
- a CDS encoding group 1 truncated hemoglobin encodes MKRSKFVVLIIFLVGLNACSSISQQSVYAQMGGQQKIEQVVDNFINEIEFDPVIFEYFKDSDVDRFKEKFIEHLCNLTGGPCEYSGDTMVQVHTGMNMSEADFNRGVDLLINAMTKAQIPHTVQNKVLAILATKRNEMLYI; translated from the coding sequence ATGAAACGCAGTAAATTTGTGGTATTGATCATATTCCTTGTGGGACTAAACGCTTGCTCATCCATTTCACAGCAATCTGTTTATGCCCAAATGGGTGGCCAGCAGAAAATTGAACAAGTAGTGGATAACTTCATCAATGAAATAGAATTTGACCCAGTTATTTTTGAGTACTTTAAAGATTCAGATGTTGATCGTTTCAAAGAAAAATTTATTGAACATTTATGCAATTTAACCGGTGGGCCGTGTGAATATAGCGGCGACACTATGGTTCAGGTGCACACAGGCATGAATATGTCAGAGGCAGATTTTAACCGAGGGGTAGATTTGTTGATCAACGCCATGACCAAAGCGCAAATACCCCATACGGTGCAGAACAAGGTATTGGCTATTCTCGCTACAAAGCGTAACGAAATGCTCTATATCTAA